DNA sequence from the Sinorhizobium alkalisoli genome:
CTCCGAGAATGCGGGGTAATATCGCCCTCAGCCTTCTTCCGGCAGATGGGTACCCTTGACTGTTCGCGAGTGGCCGCGGAATTCCGCGACATGCTCGCCCTCCTGGTTGGTGATGCGGATATCGTAGATGCCGCCCCGTCCGCGGCGTGACACCTCCCGCGCCGTCGCCGTCAGCCGGTCGCCCCTGAACGCCGGTGCGATAAATGTCACCGAACAGTGTTGGGCGACGGTGCGCTGGTTATAGGTGTTGCAGGCGAAGGCGAAGGCCGAATCCGCGAGCGTGAAGACGTAGCCGCCGTGGCATGTGCCGTGACCGTTCGTCATGCCCTCGGCAATCGTCATGGCGATGGTCGCCTCGCCAGGCGCGACGGAGACGAGTTCCATTCGGAGCTCGCGACTGGCGTTGTCGTCGTCCCACATGACTTTGGCGCAGGCCTCGGCAAGCGCCTGCGGGGAAAGACTGGCGGCGCTCATCGACCCTTGAACTCCGCTTTGCGCTTTTCGAGAAAGGCGGAAACGCCTTCGGCATAGTCGGCGCTGCGGCCGGCCTCGCGTTGCAGGTCGCGCTCGAGATCGAGCTGCTGGTCCAGCGAGTTGGTGGCGGCGGCCTGGATGGCGCGCTTCGTCATACCGAGGCCCTTGGTTGGGCCGGCAGCGAGCCGCTTGGCGAGCGCGTTCGCCTCGTCCATCAGCGTGTCGTCGTCGACGGCGCGCCAGATCAGGCCCCAGTCGGCGGCGGTATCCGCGTCGAGCGGCTCGGCGGTCAGCGCCAACGCTTTGGCGCGCGCTTCGCCAATGAGACGCGGCAGGCTCCAGGTGCCGCCGGAGTCCGGCACGAGGCCGATCTTGGCGAAGGCCTGGATGAAGCGGGCGGTGCGGGCGGCGAGCGTGATGTCGCAGGCGAAGGCGATGTTGGCACCGGCCCCCGCGGCAACGCCGTTGACGGCGCAGATCACCGGCTTTTCCAGGCTCCGGATCAGACGGAGCAGTGGATTGTAGAAGGCATCGATCGTTTGGCCGAGGTCCGGCACGCCCTTGTTCGGGTCGCGGTCGCCGAGGTCCTGGCCGGCGCAAAAGCCGCGGCCGGCGCCGGTCAAGAGCACTGCACGTACGTTTTCGTCAGCATGGGCATGCTCGAAGCCAGCGCGCAGCGCCAGGTGCATCTCTTCATTGAATGCGTTGAGCTTGTCCGGTCGGTTCAGCGTTAGGCTCAAAACGCCGTCGGCAAGCGCCGACAGAACGGTGTCGGAATTGGACATTGTACCTCCCTGTCGCCTTCCCAATCGGCGACCGTAAAAAAACACTTGCATAAACCGACCGGTCAGTCAATTATAAAAGCACTGATTGGGAGGAATGAGAATGAGCGGACTTTTCGAACGCCATCGCCCGACGCTGGATGCGGCCCTGCAAGCGGTCGCCAAGCGCGATTTCTGGTCCCCCTATCCGGAAGTGCCGAGCGGCAAAATCTACGGCGAGACCGCCAAGGAAGACGGCCTTGCCGCCTACAGGGCTCGGCTCGGCCAACCTTTTGTTCTGGCCGATCATCCGGCGGAAGGCGCGGTTGGTGCGGAAGTCTCTCCTTATGGCCCCGCCCTCGGCATCACCTATCCTACGGCCTCCGTCGAGACGCTGATCGCGGCGTCGCGCGCTGCCGCCCGGTCATGGGCTTCGGCTGCGCCGGAGGTACGCGTCGGCGTTTGCCTCGAAATTCTCGCCCGCCTCAACGCCCGCAGCTTCGAAATGGCGAACGCCGTCGTGCATACGACAGGGCAGGCCTTTGCCATGGCCTTCCAGGCCGGCGGCCCGCATGCGCAGGACCGCGGCCTCGAAGCCGTCGCCTTTGCCTATGCCGAAATGACCCGAACGCCCGCTCAGGCGACCTGGACGAAGCCGCAGGGCAAGGGCGAGCCGATCATCATGGAGAAGCACTGGCGCATCGTTCCGCGTGGTGTGTCGATCGCCATCGGCTGCAACACCTTCCCGACCTGGAACAGCTATCCCGGCCTTTTCGCGAGCCTTGCCACCGGCAACACCGTCATCGTCAAGCCGCACCCGGCAGCGATCCTCCCGCTTGCCATCACCGTCGAGATCATCCGGCAGGTTTCGGTGGAAGAGGGCTTTGCGGCCGATATCGTCTTGCTTGCTGCCGATGCGCCCGGTTCGGAAATCACCAAGGACCTTGTGCAGCACCCGGCCGTCGCCATCGTCGATTATACCG
Encoded proteins:
- the paaI gene encoding hydroxyphenylacetyl-CoA thioesterase PaaI; translated protein: MSAASLSPQALAEACAKVMWDDDNASRELRMELVSVAPGEATIAMTIAEGMTNGHGTCHGGYVFTLADSAFAFACNTYNQRTVAQHCSVTFIAPAFRGDRLTATAREVSRRGRGGIYDIRITNQEGEHVAEFRGHSRTVKGTHLPEEG
- the paaG gene encoding 2-(1,2-epoxy-1,2-dihydrophenyl)acetyl-CoA isomerase PaaG; protein product: MSNSDTVLSALADGVLSLTLNRPDKLNAFNEEMHLALRAGFEHAHADENVRAVLLTGAGRGFCAGQDLGDRDPNKGVPDLGQTIDAFYNPLLRLIRSLEKPVICAVNGVAAGAGANIAFACDITLAARTARFIQAFAKIGLVPDSGGTWSLPRLIGEARAKALALTAEPLDADTAADWGLIWRAVDDDTLMDEANALAKRLAAGPTKGLGMTKRAIQAAATNSLDQQLDLERDLQREAGRSADYAEGVSAFLEKRKAEFKGR
- the paaN gene encoding phenylacetic acid degradation protein PaaN — encoded protein: MSGLFERHRPTLDAALQAVAKRDFWSPYPEVPSGKIYGETAKEDGLAAYRARLGQPFVLADHPAEGAVGAEVSPYGPALGITYPTASVETLIAASRAAARSWASAAPEVRVGVCLEILARLNARSFEMANAVVHTTGQAFAMAFQAGGPHAQDRGLEAVAFAYAEMTRTPAQATWTKPQGKGEPIIMEKHWRIVPRGVSIAIGCNTFPTWNSYPGLFASLATGNTVIVKPHPAAILPLAITVEIIRQVSVEEGFAADIVLLAADAPGSEITKDLVQHPAVAIVDYTGSNAFGTWVRENAGAAGVYTEEAGVNSIIIGATDNFAGMCSNIAFSLSLYSGQMCTAPQDIFVPRGGIETNEGHKTFDDVAAGIAAAVDDLLADPVRAAGVCGAIANPATLARIATARSLGRIVRDSAPVEGLDDARTATPLILAVDAADTNAYAEERFGPIAFVVAVDDIEDGVNRAAELAERKGSITAALYATDEAQVLTAADRFAAAGVNLSVNLAGGIYVNQSAAFSDFHVTGANPAGNASLTDAAFVANRFRVVMWRRPAAA